A window from Gasterosteus aculeatus chromosome 14, fGasAcu3.hap1.1, whole genome shotgun sequence encodes these proteins:
- the LOC120831853 gene encoding protein CutA homolog isoform X1: protein MTRAWPVSLSACRSVLLASCSLMVLSVSIYPGLWSIGVQLCSVFTGSYVHGHHSVVLINSPNAQAAKDIGRAIMERRLAASVNILSRTSTMYYWKGEIQDASEVLMLVKTKTSRIQQVTDYVRSLHPYANPEVLSFLVEDGSPPYMKWMDEAIPDD, encoded by the exons ATGACGCGCGCGTGGCCGGTGTCCCTCTCCGCCTGTCGCTCCGTGCTGCTCGCGTCCTGCTCG CTCATGGTCCTGTCCGTGTCCATATATCCCGGGCTGTGGTCCATCGGGGTCCAGCTGTGTTCAGTCTTCACGGGGAGCTACGTGCACGGCCACCACTCTGTTGTTCTCATCAACAGCCCCAACGCACAGGCAGCCAAGGACATCGGCAG GGCCATCATGGAGAGGCGGCTGGCAGCCAGCGTTAACATCCTCTCCAGGACCTCGACAAT GTACTATTGGAAAGGAGAAATCCAGGATGCCAGTGAGGTGCTGATG CTGGTGAAAACGAAGACCTCCCGGATTCAGCAAGTCACGGACTACGTGAG GTCCCTCCACCCTTACGCAAACCCAGAAGTCCTCAGCTTCCTGGTGGAGGACGGGAGTCCGCCGTACAtgaagtggatggatgaagccaTTCCAGACGACTGA
- the LOC120831853 gene encoding protein CutA homolog isoform X2, which produces MVLSVSIYPGLWSIGVQLCSVFTGSYVHGHHSVVLINSPNAQAAKDIGRAIMERRLAASVNILSRTSTMYYWKGEIQDASEVLMLVKTKTSRIQQVTDYVRSLHPYANPEVLSFLVEDGSPPYMKWMDEAIPDD; this is translated from the exons ATGGTCCTGTCCGTGTCCATATATCCCGGGCTGTGGTCCATCGGGGTCCAGCTGTGTTCAGTCTTCACGGGGAGCTACGTGCACGGCCACCACTCTGTTGTTCTCATCAACAGCCCCAACGCACAGGCAGCCAAGGACATCGGCAG GGCCATCATGGAGAGGCGGCTGGCAGCCAGCGTTAACATCCTCTCCAGGACCTCGACAAT GTACTATTGGAAAGGAGAAATCCAGGATGCCAGTGAGGTGCTGATG CTGGTGAAAACGAAGACCTCCCGGATTCAGCAAGTCACGGACTACGTGAG GTCCCTCCACCCTTACGCAAACCCAGAAGTCCTCAGCTTCCTGGTGGAGGACGGGAGTCCGCCGTACAtgaagtggatggatgaagccaTTCCAGACGACTGA